In a genomic window of Saccharomyces kudriavzevii IFO 1802 strain IFO1802 genome assembly, chromosome: 2:
- the BNA4 gene encoding kynurenine 3-monooxygenase (similar to Saccharomyces cerevisiae BNA4 (YBL098W); ancestral locus Anc_7.429): MPESVAIIGAGLVGCLAALAFSKKGYHVTLYDFRQDPRLDTTQNKNLKSINLAISARGIDALRSVDSGACDRILQDMIPMKGRMIHDLKGEQESQLYGLHGEAINSINRSVLNNNLLHELEKTPADLKFGHKLVKVEWTDDKQICHFAIGEDSKAISHTEEFDFVIGCDGAYSATRSQMQRKVEMDFSQEYMDLRYIELYIPASKESKPEYDGNFAIAPDHLHIWPRHKYMLIALANSDGSFTSTFFGPKDQISDLITSKSRVKNFLVESFPDIVTIMNLDDAVERFITYPKESLVCVNCKPYDVPGGKAILLGDAAHAMVPFYGQGMNCGFEDVRILMALLKKHSGDRSKAFAEYSQTRHNDLVSITQLARRNYKEMSHDVTSKRFLFRRKLDALFSIMMRDKWIPLYTMVSFRSDISYSKALERAGRQTRILKFLESLTLGILSVGGFKLFKFLTKERS, from the coding sequence ATGCCTGAATCAGTAGCCATCATAGGTGCAGGGTTAGTAGGTTGTCTTGCCGCATTGGCATTCTCCAAAAAAGGCTATCATGTCACACTGTATGATTTTAGACAAGATCCTAGATTAGACACCactcaaaataaaaatttaaaatcaatcaatttGGCTATTTCTGCCCGCGGTATTGATGCTTTGAGATCAGTGGATTCCGGTGCCTGTGACCGTATTTTGCAGGATATGATTCCAATGAAAGGCAGGATGATTCACGACTTAAAAGGTGAACAGGAATCTCAACTTTATGGTTTGCATGGGGAGGCCATCAATTCTATCAATAGATCTGTATTAAATAATAACCTTTTGCATGAATTAGAAAAAACTCCAGCGGACTTAAAGTTCGGTCATAAGTTGGTTAAAGTTGAATGGACAGACGACAAACAAATCTGTCATTTCGCTATTGGGGAAGATTCGAAAGCAATATCACATACCGAAGAATTCGATTTTGTTATAGGATGTGACGGCGCATACTCTGCAACGAGATCACAAATGCAACGTAAGGTCGAAATGGATTTTTCACAAGAATACATGGATCTACGTTACATCGAGCTCTATATTCCAGCCAGTAAGGAATCGAAGCCGGAGTATGACGGAAATTTCGCTATAGCTCCTGACCATTTACATATATGGCCTCGTCACAAATATATGTTGATTGCGCTCGCCAACAGCGACGGTTCGTTCACTTCAACTTTCTTTGGTCCTAAAGATCAAATATCAGATTTGATAACTTCAAAGTCACGTGTGAAGAACTTCCTAGTCGAAAGTTTTCCTGATATTGTGACTATTATGAATTTGGACGACGCAGTGGAAAGATTTATCACGTATCCCAAGGAAAGTCTTGTTTGTGTAAACTGCAAGCCATACGATGTGCCCGGTGGTAAAGCGATTTTACTCGGCGACGCCGCACATGCAATGGTCCCATTTTACGGTCAAGGTATGAATTGCGGGTTCGAAGATGTAAGAATCCTGATGGcactattgaaaaaacactCAGGAGATCGTTCAAAAGCCTTTGCTGAGTATAGTCAAACAAGACACAATGATCTTGTTTCTATCACTCAACTGGCAAGGAGAAATTACAAGGAAATGTCCCATGACGTCACGTCCAAACGTTTTCTATTTAGAAGAAAACTCGACGCTTTGTTTAGTATCATGATGAGGGATAAATGGATACCTCTGTACACTATGGTATCCTTTAGATCCGATATCTCGTATTCTAAAGCTTTGGAGAGGGCTGGAAGACAAACGCGTATCTTGAAATTCTTAGAATCTTTGACGCTGGGTATATTATCTGTCGGTGGTTTCAAgcttttcaagtttttgaCCAAAGAACGCTCTTAA